In Vicinamibacterales bacterium, the following proteins share a genomic window:
- a CDS encoding aspartate ammonia-lyase produces the protein MATTTRIEHDLLGEKAVPAEAYYGVQTSRALENFHISGVPLSHYPNLIKGLAMVKLAAARANVDCGQFPRAILTGIEGACGELLDGRLHDQFGLDMFQGGAGTSTNMNANEVIANRALELMGHAKGEYRFCDPHDHVNGSQSTNDAYPSALHVGMALGNIELMAAVHELIASFRAKGREFDGVLKMGRTQLQDAVPMTLGQEFEAFAATLAGEVQPLQSMQQVLCEVNMGATAIGTGLNAPAGYAERCTTHLADITGLPIHLADNLIEATQDTQAFVLYSSCMKSLAIKLSKICNDLRLLSSGPRCGLREINLPAKQPGSSIMPGKVNPVIPEVVNMVCFRVIGSDLTVSLAAEGGQLQLNVFEPVIAACIFEAQTLFINAARTLREHCVAGITANADVCRHYVEYSIGVVTALNPVIGYERSTELAAEAMATGRGIIDLVREKGLLTEAQIAQVLDPTAMTGQGRK, from the coding sequence ATGGCGACGACCACGCGCATCGAACATGACCTCCTCGGCGAGAAGGCCGTGCCGGCCGAGGCCTACTACGGCGTTCAGACATCGCGCGCGCTCGAGAACTTCCACATCTCGGGCGTGCCGCTCTCGCACTATCCGAACCTGATCAAAGGGCTGGCGATGGTAAAGCTCGCGGCGGCGCGGGCCAACGTCGACTGCGGCCAGTTCCCGCGCGCCATCCTCACCGGCATCGAAGGGGCCTGCGGCGAGCTGCTCGACGGGCGGCTGCACGACCAGTTCGGCCTGGACATGTTCCAGGGTGGCGCCGGCACGTCGACCAACATGAATGCCAACGAGGTGATCGCCAACCGCGCGCTCGAACTGATGGGACACGCCAAAGGGGAGTACCGCTTCTGCGATCCGCACGATCACGTGAACGGCTCGCAGTCGACGAACGATGCCTACCCCTCGGCGCTGCACGTGGGGATGGCGCTCGGCAACATCGAGCTGATGGCCGCGGTGCACGAGCTGATCGCGTCGTTCCGGGCCAAGGGGCGCGAGTTCGACGGCGTGCTGAAGATGGGGCGCACGCAGCTGCAGGACGCGGTGCCGATGACTCTCGGTCAGGAGTTCGAGGCGTTCGCGGCGACGCTCGCCGGCGAGGTGCAGCCCCTGCAGTCGATGCAGCAGGTGCTCTGCGAAGTGAACATGGGGGCGACGGCGATCGGCACGGGACTCAACGCCCCGGCCGGCTACGCGGAGCGCTGCACGACGCACCTGGCCGACATCACCGGCCTGCCGATCCATCTCGCCGACAACCTGATCGAGGCCACCCAGGACACTCAGGCGTTCGTGCTCTATTCGTCGTGCATGAAGAGCCTGGCGATCAAGCTGTCGAAGATCTGCAACGACCTGCGCCTGCTCTCGTCAGGACCGCGCTGCGGTTTGCGCGAGATCAATTTGCCGGCCAAGCAGCCGGGGTCCTCGATCATGCCAGGCAAGGTGAACCCGGTCATCCCCGAAGTCGTCAACATGGTCTGCTTCCGCGTGATCGGCAGCGACCTCACCGTCTCGCTGGCCGCGGAAGGCGGGCAACTGCAGCTCAACGTGTTCGAGCCGGTCATCGCCGCCTGCATTTTCGAGGCGCAGACGCTGTTCATCAATGCAGCGCGGACGCTGCGCGAGCATTGCGTCGCGGGCATCACGGCCAACGCCGACGTCTGCCGTCACTACGTCGAGTACAGCATCGGTGTCGTCACGGCGCTCAACCCGGTGATCGGCTACGAGCGTTCGACCGAACTCGCCGCCGAGGCCATGGCCACCGGCCGCGGCATCATCGACCTGGTGCGGGAGAAAGGCCTCCTGACCGAGGCGCAGATCGCCCAGGTGCTGGATCCGACGGCGATGACCGGGCAGGGGCGAAAATAG
- a CDS encoding DUF6786 family protein: protein MLTRAVLVVAAVVCLSGPRGAQPAPGTFAGDLAFLKQHTNVIVLRDSAGAQVVIAPQYQGRVMTSTADGTSSFGWIGRDAVASGARQPHMNVFGGEDRFWLGPEGGQYALYFKPGDPFDLAHWQTPEPFDWGAWTAGPSYATAATFTKHMELVNHAGTPFSLDVERSVRLLGVRDVVSELHVNPRGVHLVGFESVNRVTNRGDRAWDPARGLISIWILGQFTPAPSTTIAIPFAPGPESSLGPIVNDAYFGKVPVKRLQIKDAVIRFRGDGQYRSKIGLSPQRVTGVAGSYDAAAHVLTILQFTRLPVGARDYVNSMWEIQKQPYRGDALNSYNDGPLAPGKPGLGPFYEIESSSPALALQPGERGAHVHRTFHFQGTEAELDPIARAVLKVGLADLSATFGK from the coding sequence GTGCTGACTCGCGCCGTCCTCGTCGTTGCCGCCGTCGTCTGTCTCTCCGGCCCCCGCGGTGCGCAGCCTGCGCCGGGCACCTTTGCCGGCGACCTCGCCTTTTTGAAGCAGCACACGAACGTGATCGTCCTCCGCGACAGCGCCGGCGCGCAGGTCGTGATCGCGCCGCAATACCAGGGCCGCGTGATGACCAGCACGGCCGACGGCACGTCCTCGTTCGGCTGGATCGGCCGCGATGCCGTCGCGAGCGGCGCGCGGCAGCCGCACATGAACGTGTTCGGCGGCGAGGACCGCTTCTGGCTGGGCCCGGAAGGTGGGCAATACGCGCTCTACTTCAAGCCCGGCGATCCTTTCGATCTCGCTCACTGGCAGACGCCGGAACCGTTCGACTGGGGAGCCTGGACCGCCGGCCCTTCATATGCGACGGCGGCGACGTTCACGAAGCACATGGAGCTCGTCAACCACGCCGGCACGCCGTTCTCGCTCGACGTCGAGCGTTCGGTTCGCCTCCTCGGCGTCCGCGACGTGGTGTCGGAGCTGCACGTCAACCCGCGGGGTGTGCACCTGGTCGGCTTCGAGTCGGTCAACCGGGTCACCAACCGCGGGGACCGCGCCTGGGATCCGGCGCGCGGCCTGATCTCGATCTGGATCCTCGGGCAGTTCACCCCAGCGCCTTCGACGACGATCGCGATTCCGTTCGCGCCGGGACCGGAGTCGTCGCTCGGCCCGATCGTCAACGACGCGTATTTCGGCAAGGTTCCCGTCAAACGGCTGCAGATCAAGGACGCCGTGATCCGTTTTCGCGGCGACGGCCAGTACCGCAGCAAGATCGGGTTGTCGCCGCAGCGCGTCACCGGCGTGGCTGGAAGCTACGACGCGGCCGCACATGTACTCACGATCCTGCAGTTCACGCGGCTGCCGGTCGGCGCGCGCGACTACGTCAACTCGATGTGGGAAATCCAGAAGCAGCCGTACCGGGGCGACGCGCTCAACAGCTACAACGACGGACCGCTCGCGCCAGGCAAGCCCGGGCTGGGTCCCTTCTACGAGATCGAAAGCTCGTCACCAGCCCTGGCGCTCCAGCCGGGTGAGCGTGGAGCGCACGTCCACCGCACGTTCCATTTCCAGGGCACCGAGGCGGAGCTCGATCCGATCGCGCGCGCCGTGCTCAAGGTCGGTCTCGCGGATCTGAGCGCAACGTTCGGGAAGTAG
- the dnaX gene encoding DNA polymerase III subunit gamma/tau, whose amino-acid sequence MAFQVLARKWRPQRFDDVIGQRGVTQTLRNAIGANRIAQSFVFSGPRGVGKTTTARILARALNCVTGPTADPCGRCDACVEIAQGRNIDVLEIDAATNTQVDKVREVIIAGLGMAPVRDRYKIFIIDEVHRLSNQAFDALLKSIEEPPPHVVFMMATTEIDKVPPTIQSRSQVFELKTIGLKQIAEQLRRIAAAETIQIDEDALMLVARAGDGSMRDAQSAFDQVIGFAGTTITADDVSAVLGLVRRDLLIEIASAVAAEEAPALFDLAGRAVESGYDLRLVVRELARLTRDLLVLSIDASRVSDPEIAADAERQALLDLSRRFSGEDLMRAFDVLTKAEYDIRGSMQPRYHLEMALLRWVHLRKLTPLADLIKQMEGASRAGSGAAPVRPAAPLPSARPAPSSLVAQTIRAVEQRRTPSSQVPEAATRPPAAAADPAKLKEAFLDEVRKQKKFFHGTVVAQAQRIELGPEAITFYFAPQHKALRLQLEQTRPLLESIASDLAGRKMTVGSADGASGNGAPTDAAPVANHGGAAAGPDRTQELKDRAMADSGVQAMLDVFAAEIKEIEEM is encoded by the coding sequence ATGGCCTTTCAAGTGCTCGCCCGAAAGTGGCGTCCGCAGCGGTTCGATGACGTCATCGGACAGCGCGGTGTCACGCAGACGCTGCGCAACGCGATTGGCGCCAATCGCATCGCCCAGTCGTTCGTCTTCTCGGGCCCGCGCGGTGTCGGCAAGACGACGACCGCGCGGATCCTGGCGCGGGCGCTGAACTGCGTCACGGGTCCGACCGCGGATCCGTGCGGCCGGTGCGACGCCTGCGTCGAGATCGCGCAGGGACGCAATATCGACGTCCTCGAAATCGACGCCGCCACCAACACCCAGGTCGACAAGGTTCGCGAGGTGATCATCGCCGGCCTCGGCATGGCGCCGGTCCGCGACCGCTACAAGATCTTCATCATCGACGAGGTGCACCGCCTGTCGAACCAGGCCTTCGACGCGCTGCTCAAGTCGATCGAGGAGCCGCCGCCGCACGTGGTCTTCATGATGGCGACCACCGAGATCGACAAGGTGCCGCCGACCATCCAGTCGCGCTCGCAGGTGTTCGAGCTGAAGACCATCGGCCTCAAGCAGATTGCCGAACAGCTGCGCCGCATCGCCGCGGCCGAGACGATTCAGATCGACGAGGACGCGCTGATGCTGGTGGCGCGCGCCGGCGACGGCAGCATGCGCGACGCGCAGAGCGCGTTCGACCAGGTCATCGGCTTCGCCGGCACGACGATCACCGCCGACGACGTGTCAGCCGTGCTCGGCTTGGTCCGCCGCGACCTGCTGATCGAGATCGCCTCGGCGGTGGCCGCCGAGGAGGCGCCGGCGCTCTTCGATCTGGCCGGGCGGGCCGTCGAATCCGGCTACGACCTGCGGCTGGTCGTGCGCGAACTGGCGCGCCTGACGCGCGACCTGCTTGTGCTCTCGATCGACGCCTCGCGCGTGTCCGATCCGGAGATCGCCGCCGACGCGGAGCGGCAGGCGCTCCTCGATCTGTCGCGCCGTTTTTCCGGGGAAGACCTGATGCGCGCCTTCGACGTCCTGACGAAGGCGGAATACGACATCCGCGGCTCGATGCAGCCGCGCTATCACCTCGAGATGGCGCTCCTGCGCTGGGTCCACCTGCGCAAGCTGACGCCGCTCGCCGATCTGATCAAACAGATGGAGGGGGCGTCCCGCGCGGGCAGCGGCGCCGCGCCGGTCCGCCCGGCTGCCCCGCTGCCCTCCGCACGGCCGGCGCCGTCGAGCCTGGTCGCCCAGACGATTCGCGCGGTCGAACAGCGCCGGACCCCCTCGTCCCAGGTCCCGGAAGCGGCGACCCGGCCGCCGGCTGCCGCCGCCGACCCGGCGAAGCTGAAAGAGGCGTTCCTCGACGAGGTGCGCAAGCAGAAGAAGTTCTTCCACGGCACGGTCGTCGCGCAGGCGCAACGGATCGAGCTCGGGCCGGAGGCGATCACGTTCTATTTCGCGCCGCAGCACAAGGCGCTGCGGCTGCAGCTCGAGCAGACACGGCCGCTGCTCGAATCGATCGCCAGCGACCTGGCAGGGCGCAAAATGACAGTCGGGTCGGCAGATGGGGCGTCCGGCAACGGCGCGCCCACCGACGCCGCGCCTGTCGCGAACCACGGCGGAGCCGCCGCTGGCCCCGACCGGACGCAGGAACTCAAGGATCGCGCGATGGCCGACAGCGGCGTGCAGGCGATGCTCGACGTCTTCGCCGCTGAGATCAAGGAAATCGAAGAGATGTAG
- a CDS encoding YbaB/EbfC family nucleoid-associated protein, with protein MNIQNMMKQAQQMQARMQKQMEEMRVEATAGGGMVTVVMNGAKQVQSIKIDPEAVSKEDVEMLQDLILAALHDAHKKVEEGLQQAMGGMMGGMKIPGMF; from the coding sequence ATGAACATACAGAACATGATGAAGCAGGCGCAGCAGATGCAGGCGCGCATGCAGAAGCAGATGGAAGAGATGCGCGTCGAGGCGACCGCCGGCGGCGGCATGGTCACGGTCGTCATGAACGGCGCCAAGCAGGTCCAGTCGATCAAGATCGACCCCGAGGCGGTCTCGAAGGAAGACGTCGAGATGCTGCAGGACCTGATCCTCGCCGCGCTCCACGACGCGCACAAGAAAGTGGAGGAGGGCCTGCAGCAGGCCATGGGTGGGATGATGGGCGGGATGAAGATTCCCGGCATGTTCTAG
- the recR gene encoding recombination mediator RecR yields MSRPDPLKKLIEQLQRLPGIGAKSAQRLAFHVLKTPREEVERLADAMREVKDRVTYCSVCSNITDVDPCYFCTYEGRDGRIICVVEEPENVSAVEKTREFRGLYHVLMGALSPLQGIGPDDLKIKELLTRVGGGRVEEVILATNPNVEGEATAIYLARLLKPLGVRVTRIAMGVPVGSDLEYADEFTMHKAMEGRREV; encoded by the coding sequence ATGTCCCGGCCCGATCCCCTGAAAAAGCTGATCGAGCAGCTGCAGCGGCTGCCCGGTATCGGCGCCAAGAGCGCGCAGCGCCTCGCCTTCCACGTCCTCAAGACGCCGCGTGAAGAGGTCGAGCGCCTCGCGGACGCGATGCGCGAGGTCAAGGACCGCGTCACCTACTGCTCGGTGTGCTCCAACATCACCGACGTCGATCCCTGCTACTTCTGCACCTACGAGGGACGCGACGGACGCATCATCTGCGTCGTCGAGGAGCCCGAGAACGTGAGCGCGGTCGAAAAGACGCGCGAGTTCCGCGGCCTCTATCACGTGCTGATGGGTGCGCTGTCGCCGCTGCAGGGAATCGGACCCGACGACCTGAAGATCAAGGAGCTGCTGACGCGGGTCGGCGGCGGCAGGGTCGAGGAAGTGATTCTCGCCACCAACCCCAACGTCGAGGGAGAGGCGACCGCGATCTATCTCGCCAGGCTGCTCAAGCCGCTCGGCGTCCGCGTCACTCGCATCGCGATGGGCGTGCCGGTCGGCAGCGACCTCGAATACGCCGACGAGTTCACCATGCACAAGGCGATGGAAGGCCGACGCGAGGTCTGA
- a CDS encoding c-type cytochrome produces MIKKLLKIVGVLLALLVVAAAGVYIWASITTSRLLAQTFETHRVDFPIPFPIDAAEVSAMGLSEDAARQLAQKRAVERGQHLVSARYTCPACHGPNFGGGVMVDAFPLGSLLAPNLTLGTGSRTADFAPRDWDRIVRHAVLRDGRGAVMPSEDFQHMSDQELSDIISYIRSLPPVDNTVPKSTLGPLGKILVATGKMPLSAASIQSHTAPHPVRPPEEAVSAEFGKHLASVCMGCHGPDFSGGPIAGGDPSWPPARNLTPDATGLKGWTYDQFGNALANSQRPDGTALRAPMSLMSSYGKSMKDVERRALWMYLQSLPPVSKAVPKP; encoded by the coding sequence ATGATCAAGAAACTGCTGAAGATCGTCGGTGTGCTCCTGGCGCTGCTCGTCGTGGCGGCGGCTGGCGTCTATATCTGGGCCAGCATCACTACGAGCCGGCTGCTCGCGCAGACGTTCGAGACCCACCGGGTGGACTTCCCGATTCCCTTCCCCATCGACGCAGCTGAAGTCTCGGCGATGGGACTGAGCGAGGATGCCGCCCGGCAACTGGCGCAAAAGCGCGCCGTCGAGCGGGGTCAGCACCTCGTGTCGGCGCGCTACACGTGCCCCGCCTGCCACGGCCCGAACTTCGGCGGCGGTGTCATGGTCGACGCATTCCCGCTCGGCAGCCTGCTCGCCCCGAACCTGACGCTCGGCACAGGAAGCCGTACGGCGGACTTCGCGCCGCGGGACTGGGACCGGATCGTCCGGCATGCCGTGTTGAGAGACGGCCGTGGGGCGGTCATGCCGTCGGAGGACTTCCAGCACATGTCGGATCAGGAACTCTCCGACATCATTTCCTACATCCGTTCGCTGCCTCCCGTCGACAACACCGTGCCGAAATCCACGCTGGGTCCGCTCGGCAAGATCCTGGTCGCGACCGGCAAGATGCCGCTGTCGGCGGCGTCGATCCAGAGCCACACGGCGCCGCACCCGGTGCGCCCGCCCGAGGAGGCGGTGTCAGCGGAGTTCGGCAAGCACCTCGCGTCGGTCTGCATGGGATGCCATGGACCCGATTTCAGCGGTGGCCCGATCGCCGGAGGCGACCCGAGCTGGCCTCCGGCTCGCAACCTGACGCCCGATGCGACCGGGCTCAAGGGGTGGACCTACGATCAGTTCGGCAACGCGCTGGCCAACAGCCAGCGGCCGGACGGCACGGCGCTGCGGGCGCCGATGTCGTTGATGAGCAGCTACGGGAAGAGTATGAAGGACGTCGAGCGACGGGCGCTCTGGATGTACCTGCAGTCCCTGCCGCCGGTCAGCAAGGCCGTCCCGAAGCCATGA
- a CDS encoding MFS transporter produces MTATPVHTKRDVIASLGQPKVAVMLTLGFASGLPFLLTGNTLGYWLRDEGTTLQAIGFLSWVGLAYSLKFLWAPIVDRVDAPIFAPAGRRRSWMLLTQTLVAAGLLAMAASGPKHGLTVVGVLALIVAFASSTQDIVVDAWRIEAARDSDELGLLSAAYQLGYRAALLASEALILISANHLGWPVSYALMAALMGIGMGASIAAVEPARVEQPAGAGTAGLTSIRGFVDAVTGPFTEFFRVHGAVALLMLAMISLYRLPEFLMGPMANPYYHDLGLSKDTVGAVRASVGLVGSLLGIAAGGLSAVRLGYFRTLIIGLFLQSTVIAAFAVLASTGPNVRVFATVMICDNFGAAFAGVALVTYMSSLTSVGYTATQYALLSSAYTYVGKFTKGFSGVMVESLASGRTLLQGYALFFIGAGLLGIPAILLAVALARTERRAGRA; encoded by the coding sequence ATGACCGCCACACCCGTCCACACGAAGCGCGACGTGATCGCGTCGCTCGGACAGCCGAAGGTCGCGGTGATGCTGACGCTCGGCTTCGCCTCGGGGCTTCCCTTCCTGCTGACCGGCAACACGCTCGGCTATTGGTTGCGCGACGAGGGGACGACCCTTCAGGCCATCGGATTCCTGTCGTGGGTCGGACTGGCCTACTCGCTCAAGTTCCTGTGGGCGCCGATCGTCGATCGCGTCGACGCGCCGATCTTCGCACCGGCGGGACGGCGCCGGAGCTGGATGCTGCTGACGCAGACGCTGGTGGCGGCCGGCCTGCTCGCCATGGCCGCCTCGGGCCCGAAGCACGGGCTCACGGTCGTCGGCGTGCTCGCGCTGATTGTCGCCTTCGCATCGTCGACGCAGGACATCGTCGTCGACGCCTGGCGGATCGAGGCGGCGCGCGATTCCGACGAGCTCGGGCTGCTGTCGGCGGCGTACCAGCTCGGCTACCGCGCGGCGCTGCTCGCGAGCGAGGCGCTGATCCTGATCTCGGCGAACCATCTCGGATGGCCGGTGTCCTACGCGCTGATGGCGGCGCTGATGGGAATCGGCATGGGCGCGAGCATCGCGGCCGTCGAGCCGGCGCGGGTCGAGCAGCCGGCAGGCGCCGGCACCGCAGGACTGACGAGCATCCGCGGGTTCGTCGACGCGGTCACCGGTCCGTTCACCGAGTTCTTCCGGGTTCACGGCGCGGTCGCGCTGCTGATGCTCGCGATGATCAGTCTCTACCGGCTGCCGGAGTTCCTGATGGGGCCGATGGCGAATCCGTATTACCACGACCTGGGACTGTCGAAGGACACCGTTGGCGCCGTTCGCGCATCGGTCGGCTTGGTGGGATCGCTGCTGGGGATTGCGGCCGGGGGTCTCAGCGCGGTGCGGCTTGGGTATTTTCGAACGCTGATCATCGGGCTGTTCCTGCAGAGCACCGTGATCGCCGCGTTCGCGGTGCTCGCCTCGACCGGCCCGAACGTGCGGGTGTTCGCGACCGTGATGATCTGCGACAACTTCGGCGCGGCGTTCGCCGGGGTCGCGCTCGTCACCTACATGTCGAGCCTGACCAGCGTCGGCTACACGGCGACCCAGTACGCGCTCCTCAGCTCCGCGTATACCTACGTCGGCAAGTTCACGAAGGGGTTCTCCGGCGTGATGGTCGAATCGCTGGCCAGCGGACGCACGCTGCTCCAGGGTTACGCTCTCTTCTTCATCGGGGCCGGCCTGCTGGGCATCCCGGCGATCCTCCTCGCGGTGGCGCTGGCGCGCACCGAGCGCCGCGCCGGGCGCGCGTGA
- a CDS encoding lysylphosphatidylglycerol synthase domain-containing protein, with amino-acid sequence MPRVSVSGLLTTLAGLALLAFVVSRVGVAEIATDVRQVGWGLLIVIAIGGLRFLLRALAWRWCLDPPYTLAVRHAFAAVICGDSLGNLTPLGPLVGEPAKAALVRRYTALGPAVTALAIENLLYTLSAAAMIAAGMIALIAHFELPSAIRGIGLVAIGGTVVLFAVSLAVLWKQPALISRALGVTPRLSRHADRVRALESEIYGFARRRRAALPGLAAAEIGFHALGVAEAYLTLWLLNGAPPSILTAFILETANRLVTVVFKFVPLRLGVDEAATAFLTQQVLGLGARPGLSTAIVRKVRVLFWAVAGGLVLVREGFTPATLRVDPPS; translated from the coding sequence ATGCCACGCGTCAGCGTCTCCGGCCTCCTCACCACGCTCGCGGGGCTCGCCTTGCTCGCCTTCGTCGTCTCGCGCGTCGGCGTCGCCGAGATCGCGACCGACGTGCGACAGGTCGGCTGGGGGCTGCTGATCGTCATCGCGATCGGCGGCCTGCGTTTCCTGCTCCGCGCGCTGGCGTGGCGGTGGTGCCTCGATCCGCCATACACGCTCGCAGTGCGCCACGCCTTTGCGGCAGTCATCTGCGGCGACAGCCTCGGCAACCTGACGCCGCTCGGGCCGCTGGTCGGCGAACCGGCCAAGGCGGCGCTGGTGCGGCGCTACACGGCGCTCGGGCCGGCGGTCACCGCGCTGGCGATCGAAAACCTGCTCTATACGCTTTCGGCGGCGGCGATGATCGCGGCCGGGATGATCGCGTTGATCGCGCACTTCGAGCTGCCGTCGGCGATTCGCGGGATCGGCCTGGTCGCGATCGGGGGAACGGTTGTCCTCTTCGCCGTGTCGCTGGCGGTGCTCTGGAAACAGCCGGCGCTGATCAGCCGTGCGCTCGGCGTCACACCGCGGCTCTCACGCCACGCCGATCGCGTGCGCGCCCTCGAATCGGAGATCTACGGGTTCGCGCGCCGCCGGCGCGCCGCCCTGCCGGGGCTCGCCGCGGCGGAAATCGGTTTCCACGCGCTCGGCGTCGCGGAAGCCTACTTGACCCTGTGGCTGTTGAACGGCGCGCCGCCGTCCATCCTGACCGCGTTCATCCTCGAGACGGCGAATCGTCTCGTCACCGTGGTCTTCAAGTTCGTCCCGCTGCGGCTTGGCGTGGACGAGGCAGCGACGGCGTTTCTGACCCAGCAGGTGCTCGGCCTCGGCGCGCGTCCTGGCCTCTCGACCGCGATCGTGCGCAAGGTGCGCGTGCTGTTCTGGGCGGTGGCCGGCGGACTCGTGCTCGTGCGCGAAGGGTTCACCCCGGCGACGCTGCGGGTGGATCCGCCGTCCTGA